From Syngnathus typhle isolate RoL2023-S1 ecotype Sweden linkage group LG5, RoL_Styp_1.0, whole genome shotgun sequence:
aaaacattaaatgaaaaggaaaaagtCCTATGCAGTTACTGTCCTAAACCAAGGACCCGTTATAATTTTTTGCTACCGGTACTTGTCCATGACCCGTCTATGATGGAACTTTGACCCAACACGTGAAAATCACTGTGCTAAACATAAGAAAATATTCTGACAGTCAAGGGCAAATGAGTGAGTTGCCGTGTTTAACCAATGTTTAACTTGTCCCAGCTAAAGTGCTACAACTCAAatgactacttttttttttgcatgcatgaACATGATTCTCAAAGAAAGAAGTTCATCTTTGTTACATCTAACCACTCTTACAGGATGTATCACAGTGCCACTGTGGCAGTCCTGCTGTCTCAGAGCTGGCGTGTGAGGAAGCGGGCaaagcagacagtcagaaaacTGCTTTCTTCATTGAGTGGCTCCAACTTCGCCCAGGGCCTTCTAGGTGAACTCCGAGCTGTCATCAACAAACACAAAGTATGGGCCACAAAACAGAATTACTTGCCATATTTTGGTTCTGCTTCGATAAAAAGGTCTGAATTGATTTTGGTTGTTTCATCAGGTTATGCCCCAGGATGTCTTGGTGTTGGAGTCTGGAGAGCTGACTGAGCTTGGTCGCTACTACATTCGTCCACGTGTACTGCTGGATGCTCTGCACGTCATTTGCACCTCAGCCAGTCAATGGAGTGACCCTAATGAATTGGAGAACTTGGCTATGGAGATCCTCATTGTTGCTCATCATCCATCCCTAGGTACAATGAGGAGCAGTTTTGTGTTATTCACACAACTTAAATGTTTCTTGTGGTTTACATCCGGGCTATTCTGTGTGCATCTCTCTAAGTTGGGGCTCGCAGTGGTCTGTGGCCATCCCTGCTCTCGTCCATGAACATAAAAGCAGAAGAATTTATAGAAAATAATCTGGAGGCTATTCTGCCACATCTGTTAGAGGTCAACACTGATAACCAGGTGAATACCTAATATTCCTAATAATACCCTGattttatttcagaaaaatgaAGTTATTGTTTAGATTGTTTAGAGTCCATAATTGCATACCattaattctaaaaaaaaaaaaaatgatcctGAAGAAAattgtgatttgtttttcctcaggcaGTGAAAAATGCTGTTGGTGCCCTCTGCGGGCTTTCTCCTGACAAGTTGCTACCTCGCGTAATCAGTCACGTAACAAAGGAGCTTTGCCAACCTGCTCTAGTCCTTGTCACCAAGGAGGAGTATGCTATCATGCAGACTCCCGAGGGGGAACTATATGATAACTCCATCAttgagaggtaaaaaaaaaaaaaatcattccaaTAGGTTTGTCATGTCATTGGCCTGTGGTAGTTTAATGGTGCACCTCTTCCTATCACTTTTTCCCCGCAGTGCACAGAAAGAGAACATCAAGAAAGGGAATATCAAGAAAGAGAATAAAGTCTACTCCTACAAGGAACAGATTTTTGGACTTGAGTTACAGGAGGTAATTTAAAACCAATGTTCTATGCTACTTTAATTACTATATCTGGATCTAAATGTAATTTTGATTTCACAGGAGATTAAGAAGAAACGAGGCATCAAGGATGACGTGCAGCTCACCAGCAAACAGAAGGAAATGATTGAATTGCAACGTGTGAAAGAGCATTCTATTCGCAAAAGACTTCAAGGGGTAAGAAAACAAAGCAGTCACGTGACTTTTATTCTTCTAACCTtggtgacttttgacatggttgTCATTTTGTCCAGCTTGATGAAGAGTTTCAAAGTGTGGTGGGTCTCCTAGCAGCTGCTCTAAAAGAGAGACCAGCTCAGATGACCAGAGAGCTACCATCAGTCCTCCAGGTTTTGTTGCCTCTGTTGCACTCACCTCTGGCTGCTCCACGCATCCAGCAGATCTTCTTGGACATCGGAGAGTACCTCATACCCCATCACCTCCATCATCTCGGTACCCGACCTGCTTCATAGTTGTAGCCGTAGACGCAGCGGTTCAATTTCAGACCACTGTATTTCAATTCATGCTTTTCTCAAGGTGCTCTTGTGGGACATGTGACTTTACGATTGCTGAAGCCAGAGTGTGAACTGGATGCAGCCTGGGAGCAGGAGGACCTGGACAAAGCAGTTACCCGCACTGTACATCTGCTACATCAGCACACTGTCCCTCAGAAAGCTGGCAAGACTAATGGTAAGGAGAGTCATCATTCTCTGTCAAATCCTAATCAGAAATGAAAACAGGCAGATTATATTTGTGTTCAATcataataaaacatttgcatttactTCGAAAAACAATGATGAGCATTTTTGCCAGTTTTCCATGATGTTACAAACCAAAACACTAACTAAATGAAAGTACTTCATGGGATTTGTATaatctttttattgttttatatatttttttcttccaggtgTGAGCCCGCTACCTGCCCCTGCTTTTTGCTTCTGCTTTCCTTTCCTTAACGCCACTCTCAGAGAGTCCTCAGGCAGTACAGACGAGGCAGAGAGCAGAATGACTAGATCTTTGCAAATCATCCATGAGCATTGTCAGCTACGGGCTCAGACAGATGAGTCAACCGTTATAGATGAGGTACAGTTTGCTTTTCATACTGAAATTCAACCCATCTTATTTCGTTGTTCTTGCTTACAAATTTAGCAAGactactttgatttttttttattatacctTCTCAGAATGGCCCTGAGTTGCTTCCACGTGTTGACATGCTGATACTGCTGACCAGAATTATTTCCACTGCCGCACCAAGACTTCAGGTAAACTTTGCCAATCCAAGCATTGTCCTTATGCCTGATTAGTGAAGAGAGTGTTTACTCTTTAAAACTGAACTCTGCAGGATTTTGCCCCCAAATGTCTTTACAGTAGCCTTTCCATTTGACCGTTCATGAATCACCCATTTTATAAATAGCAGATTAACATTAGCTGTTTACAATGGGTATTCTTGCAAGCCTTTGTAAAATCATTTTCACACTTGAATCGGGTTTGAACTTCCTGTGCTCTTTCTGTGGATACGACACCAAGCACCTTCTCGTGTTAGCTCACTTTCACGACCTGAAGCTATTATTTTGCCATAATGGATTCGATATTTGCTCAGAAGAGATTGTCCCCACCCGCAATTTTTCAGAGTACGTAAATCCCAGAGAAGAAAAAACGTGCACAGGAAGAAAAGAGAgtttacaatttatttttttcagccaCAGGTGGCTGTAGCTATTAGAAACTCAATATAGTACTGCGGCTTGCTTTaggccagtggttcttaaccttgttggaggtaccaacCCCCATCACTTTCATATGCGCAgtcaccgaacccctcgttagtgaaaaatatatttgtttttaaattcaagacctaaatgtttttttactggtgcacaaaatgagccgtgcatggacatcatcttgttcaaagaacaaaaccaacacaaagcATGATCTCACAACAAATTGCATACTGGCAAATtagaatttacacaataaatcaggtttGTTCGGACCTCCTCAGTGGAGGCTCtgtcgaacccctgagaccgactcatcgaatcctagggttcgatcgaacccaggttaagaaccactgctttagGCATAAACAGCAAGCCCTTTTAGTTAAGTCTTTGACTTCAGACAAAAATCTTTTAAACAAAATGATCGCAAAACAGCCACTGAACAAAACAGTCTCTGTATGAATGTAAAATGTGTTGTACATCATTACAGTTGAGTGTATGTAAACCTTTGTGTACACGAGTTGTAATTTCTTCAATATTTTGAGCCAAATGTGATGATAGCATTCTTTTCTGTATTGATGTCGTTGTGGACTGTGCAGTTGTTTGACAAGCAATTCCAACTTTTGTATTAGGTTTTGGCGTCTCAGTGTCTAACAGCACTTTGTAGCAGTGCTGGAGGAGGTGAGGGCTGCACAGTAGCAGAGCAGTCAGAAATAGATGTCCTGCTCAACGTCCTCCTTTCACCTTGCTTCTCTGTCCGTGATGCAGCTCTCAGAGTGAGTTTCAAATAACCCCATTCCATTTTAAGTTTGCTCTTTTCCTTATTTCCTTGTGAAGAAGTTCAGTTATTCACCAAGAAGCCCACAAAAATTGGACAAAATTGAATGCAAACTAATCTTTATAGCTTTTCCTGTTTGTTTATTTCCTTCTTCTGACGCCGTTGTGCAGGGACTGTCAGAGATGGAGTTTGCTTTGTCGACGGACCCCACAGAGCAAAGTGGACTGAGTTTGCTGCGCAGGCTCTGGGTCGCTAGGTTTGATGTTGAAGAAGAGGGACGGGCTTTTGCTGAAAAGTATGTACTCTGAGTTATGTGTGtcatttgtctgtttgtctttAGAATCCTGACGatcattttttttggggtcatagTATGATACTGACACGTGTTTACTAGAGAAAGCAGTAATTACTAAGTAGTATGTCAATTGCAGTAAAACCaagtattttattgttttaagtgggcaattttgtgaaaacaaagATAAGCAATTCTTTTGGTCTTCTTAGACTCTGGGAGTCTCTTGATCTGGAGTTGGTCCCAGAGCTCTGCTCCCTACTCATTGGAGACATCACTCACCATGAAGAGGCCGTTCGTTCCGCTGCAGCTGAAGCACTGTCAAGTGCAGTTTCTCACTATAGAGAGCAATCTGCCCCTGTTCTTGGACAGCTAACGGAACTCTACCACAAAAAACTTTATGTAAGAGACTACATAAACTATACCAATTATCTAAACAAGACTAACAACCAAAGCAAACAAACGTGTATTTATCCTCATCTTTATTAAAGAGGGCACCCCCTGTGCTGGATACATTGGGCAGAATCGTCTCTGAATCGCCACCGGATCAATGGGAAGCAAGGTATGAgagcgagaaaaaaaagaaatcatctcACCATTGTATAGATCCAATGTGGCGAAATCAAAAGGTTCAACTCagttcactcactcattcatttaGCACTTGTTTGTCATTCATGTCTCTAGGTCTGGCATTGCTCTCACTCTGAACAAGCTGGCCCAGTACTTGAACGAATCACAGGTGACtcccctcttcctcttctttgttCCTGATGCTCTGAACGACCGTCACACTGAGGTGCGGCGCTGCATGTTGGAAGCAGCCCTCTCAGCCCTCAACACACATGGAAAGGTGAGGCTCgcctcttattttttttttaccgttccCTGTGGTTTTCAATGCATGTGATATCATACAATCATTTGTGTTTAAATTTTCAAAAGTTCTCAGGTTTCTTTGAATGTCATGTGTTATAGGACAATGTAAGCTCCCTGCTGCCAGTGTTTGAGGAATTTCTGAAGAATGCCCCCCAGGATGCCAGCTACGATGCTGTCCGTCAAAGCGTGGTCATTCTTATGGGCTCCTTGGCCAAACATCTGGATAAAGATGACCCAAAGGTCAAACCTATAGTGGCCAAGCTCATTACAGCGCTTTCTACACCAGCTCAACAGGTAAGAAACTTTGGCTAAAAATAGTTttaatgatttttgttttgtgtttgttgctTAGATTTAGTAATATTCAAAAGACAAGTAACGGTGAGACTTTTTACGTCACACAGATAACCTTTGATCCCACTGGAATGGGTCTTCAACAACTTGAAACAAAGAATGAATTGCGAACAAGTGTGCTTTCGCTCAGACTTTGTTATCTGAATTGTTCACAGATTTTCAACCGAGACTTTATAACACAAATCAATAGAAGAAAAAGATCAATTGTTATTGAACCTTTCCGACAATAAAGGAGTCATTTTGTGTTCCTAGATATAACGGTTTTGCGGTCTTTGTTGTGTAGGTTCAAGAGTCAGTGGCCAGCTGTTTGCCTCCTTTAGTTCCTGCCATCAAAGAAGATGCGGCAGGGATTGTAAGGaatctgctgcagctgctgctggagAGCGACAAGTATGCTGAGAGGAAGGGAGCCGCCTATGGGCTCGCCGGCCTGGTCAAAgggctcggtatcctggctctCAAGCAGCAGGAGATCATGGCAACGCTGACTGATGCCATTCAGGACAAGAAAAACTTCAGACGGAGGGAAGGTAACTCATCACTCACCAAAGAATTAAACTCTCCTCTTGACAAGCTACTGAACCTCAACCCCACTAAAACTCCATATAGCACAAAAAGCACACCAGATTGTCTGTTAGTTTCTCTTTTGAGAAAATGGCAATCTTCAACATTTTACTCCTGTGCGACTTCTTCTGCATTATCCATGTGTAATAAGTAGACTTTACACAATCTGGAAAAATCTGATTTGAACAGAAAACAAATTAGCAGAACTTGATCGTGGCGTTCATTGCCTCCAACAAATTTAAGAACCACTTCATTAAAGTCAAACCAATTAATCGATTATCGGAATGCTAGttgattaattattttttcttttagttaATTAATCGATTAGTGGTTGCACCTTTAGAATATTAACGTTTGTTCTCTTCCAGGGGCACTTTTTGCGTTTGAGATGCTGTGCAACATGTTGGGCAAACTGTTTGAGCCATATGTGGTCCATGTGCTGCCACACCTCCTGCTCTGCTTTGGAGACGGAAATCAGTATGTAAGAGAGGTGAGCAAGGAAATCAATTCCTAATGTAgggttttttaatgtttttttaaatttattttctgtTAACATCAAATCAGTTTCACAAACAAATCCACAGAGTTTTGTGACTTAATGGTTCTTTCCTCACTGCACCAGGCTGCTGATGACTGTGCGAAGGCAGTGATGAGAAACTTGAGTGCACACGGTGTGAAACTAGTTCTACCTTCTCTGCTAGTGGCCCTCGAAGAGGAATCGTGGCGGACTAAAGCAGGTCTGCACagacaacacacaaaaacaagccCTTGAGTGTATTGAAACAATCTGCATTTTACAACATCTATTCTTCCAATTGTGCTTTTCAAGGCTCTGTGGAGTTACTTGGTGCCATGGCTTTCTGTGCACCTAAGCAGTTATCTTCCTGTCTGCCAAGCATTGTCCCCAAACTGACCGAAGTGTTGACTGACTCTCATGTGAAGGTGCAAAAAGCTGGTCAACAGGCTCTTAGACAAATTGGCTCAGTCATCCGTAACCCTGAAATTCTCGGTAAGaagggtgttgttgttttttgtacgCTTTGAAATATACAAACACATTTACAGCAGCTGGTTCTGCAATCCTCAAGACTAGGTGATTTAGAATGCTCAACAGTATACTAGGCTTGGCACATTACTTAACTGTTACTGTTTTGCTGTATCAAAttaagattatttatttatttccaacgCTGATTTATGTGTTTAGTCATGCAAAACACAAGTCCAGTTCCATCTTGGTGCTGTTCTGTGTGGAGTTTAAGTGTGCTCACCAAGGATAAAGGACACTTTTGGGTTCTTTGGTTTCAATCAAAAACTTCTATCAAATGAATTTCCTCTTAACTTCCTTTAGCCAAAGTCCAGTGCTCTTTCAAGTTCAGCATCTGGTCCCAAGGTGTGCCACTTGGTGGCTTCCTGGTCCAGAAAAATGCCTTAAAAGCTCACAACATATTTCAAAGTACAAgtgcttataaaaaaaaatcaaagtactGTCCTGGGTGTCCCCTTATGTGCTTTAAGAGGGgggtgacaattatttttgttgAGGTCTCCCATCTCTTGAGGTTGATAGGTAGAACTGCCAGCTGGTAGTGGTATGTTGTAACATCTCATTCATAATGACTTTTCATTCATGATCCCTTTCCCAGCTATAACGCCCATCCTACTGGATGCTCTTACTGATCCATCCCAAAGAACGCAAACATGTCTTCAAACTCTTCTGGACACCAAGTTTGTCCACTTCATTGATGCCCCCTCCCTTGCCTTGATCATGCCTATTGTCCAGAGAGCCTTCCAGGATCGTTCCACTGACACTCGCAAAATGGCTGCTCAGATTATTGGCAATATGTACTCCCTTACCGACCAGAAGGTATTGTTTATCGCTATACAATTTAAGCTTGTCTGCATCATATTCTATGGACCAATCTGTGGAATGTTTATGTTGGGCAATAGGATCTGTCACCGTACCTGCCAAGTGTCATTCCTGGACTGAAAACTTCTTTATTGGACCCAGTGCCTGAGGTGGGATTGATGAACAACAAATAACagcagtgtatgtgtgtgtgtgtgaaactgATGCAGTAGCTGTTTCTCTTCAGGTGCGTACAGTGTCAGCCAAAGCCCTGGGAGCCATGGTAAAGGGAATGGGTGAATCCTGCTTTGACGACCTTCTGCCGTGGCTCATGGAGACGCTGGCCTCTGAGCAGAGCTCAGTAGATCGTTCTGGGGCAGCTCAAGGTCACTAACCTTGCTTAGCATTTCTGTCGTTCTAAATCAAATGAATCAAATTGCTGACAGAGTTCCATTTCTGGTGTATTCAGGACTGGCTGAGGTGATGGCCGGGCTTGGAGTCGAGAAGCTGGACAAATTGATGCCAGATGTGGTGCAGACAGCTAGTAAAGTGGATATAGCCTCCCATGTCAGAGATGGCTACATCATGATGTTCATCTACCTGCCTCTCACATTTGGAGACAAATTCACTCCCTATGTCGGGCCCATCATCCCCTGTATTCTAAAGGTAATTGCCCCTCTGGTTGGAATGTTAAGATTGGTCATCACATTATTCTGGTTGTGTGATGACTACAGTTGGGCATAGAGTGTGAAAAATCAATTGAAACCAGGACTATCGTTCCTGTTCTCCTGGAATCGTTCCCATTTCAAAATTTCAGTTCCTCCTTTCGGTTCCTTGTCCATCAACCCAAAGAAGTACCCGCCTTAATTTAATTAAGTGCGCACACATGCACTTATTTATTGAATCCCATGTCTGACATCCCCCCCATgcagcaagttttttttttctgttcaaaaCCCAATAGGAATGACCCAATCACCTGCAATACTTAGACGTAACATAGTTAATACAATAATCATTTGCCATGCCATATGTAAAACCTTTACTCCTTAACCTCACTATATGCCtgtatatagatttttttttttcttcaatgcaaATACAGATTCGGTCTTTGCACAATACTTTAAGCGTTTTATTTGACTAGATTGTCTTAACTTTTGTGATGTGATTCACTAGGCTCTGGCTGATGAAAATGAATATGTGAGAGACACTGCGCTACGAGCTGGCCAGTGTATCGTCAGCATGTATGCAGAGACTGCAATTGCACTTTTGCTTCCTGAACTAGAGCAGGGGCTGTTTGATGACCTCTGGAGAATCAGGTCAGCAAGACTTTCTCTCAAAGTATTTAAAGATTGGGTAGATGTAGCTTGAGTAACTGCACGCCCATGTTTGTGTTGCTCAACAGGTTCAGTTCTGTCCAGCTGCTTGGAGATCTGCTATTCCATATCTCTGGCGTGACAGGAAAGATGACCACAGAGACTGCATCAGAGGATGACAATTTTGGAACTGCCGCATCAAATAAAGTATGAACATGTATTTTAACCAGGAAATTACTTCTGATAGGATCAGCGTATCCCATTGTGTTGTACGACAAAAGCTCTATCTTTTAACATTTGATGTTTTTGCCAGTGGCTAACTTGAATTGTCACTCTTCTAGGCCATCATTTCAGCACTCGGCGCTGAGCGGCGTAACCGGGTTCTTTCCGGCCTCTATATGGGACGTTCGGATACCCAGCTGGTAGTTCGCCAGGCGTCTCTTCACGTGTGGAAGATAGTTGTGACCAACACACCGCGAACCCTTCGAGAAATCCTCCCgaccctcttcagcctcctgctCGGGTTCTTGGCCTCCACCTGCCCTGACAAGAGAACTGTATGTACCTGATGGTTATTtgccttttgtttttggttttcttcctttttttttccccacccaaAAACCACCtcctgattattatttttttaatcactgcatgtgtgtgtgctttcagATCGCTGCCCGGACACTGGGTGATCTAGTGAGAAAGCTGGGTGAGAAGATTCTTCCAGAGATTATTCCCATTCTGGAACAGGGTCTGCGTTCTGACAAGAGTGATGAAAGGCAGGGCGTCTGCATTGGCCTCAGTGAGATCATGAAGTCCACCAGCAAAGATGCCGTCAGTCAtacaaataaatgcattttcctCATCATGGGTCAAGCAGATCATCGAACGTATGGTATTGTTCCATAGGTCCTGGTCTTCTCCGAGTCTCTGGTCCCCACTGTAAGGAAGGCTCTGTGCGACCCACTGGAAGAAGTCAGAGAGGCTGCAGCCAAAACATTTG
This genomic window contains:
- the gcn1 gene encoding stalled ribosome sensor GCN1 produces the protein MAADMQVSETLKKFAVKVTTASVKERKEIFGELKQCLKGKELPEPAIKGLCKLFCLTPHRYRDSASRREILSAIAQLAERQPDILVMSLLHCLLNSGVVSKNGEPGKSTGSAAFIALSWTCLFVPAVFSAPEKRQGPTWDKMVHVQSLLVAGVVGGAKSTAQKSSLKNLTHLCEENPGLVEQYISTLLTLDPCSTTLAMLGVCLDFCTTHKDKATIDKHKSAMLDLYIKTVLMSKTKTHQHILDKSCSLLRHVSHSEFKDLLLPSIQKTMLRSPENAMQAISCLLSGLTIDLSQYSMDIGKAISSQLKANNAQLMEEAIQALQNLAQQCSDTNAVQDIVTHLFKILGGSEGKLTVVTQKMSVLSGIGSCSHHAGSGASSQTLSSAVTVMFIPFLQQEVHEGTLVHGVSVLSQWSSRLTVQIPSALLAWFQKAFTLKTSTSLVRHAYIQVMLGAFKGDTLAQASELIPLLLQTVEKAAAQNTQNALLSEGVAASVLLSRLSLLETMTEARFSSFWNLILDDKKPLFTTEKFLCQANDETQLTVLLLCERLFLDHAHRLNTAKAQMYHSATVAVLLSQSWRVRKRAKQTVRKLLSSLSGSNFAQGLLGELRAVINKHKVMPQDVLVLESGELTELGRYYIRPRVLLDALHVICTSASQWSDPNELENLAMEILIVAHHPSLVGARSGLWPSLLSSMNIKAEEFIENNLEAILPHLLEVNTDNQAVKNAVGALCGLSPDKLLPRVISHVTKELCQPALVLVTKEEYAIMQTPEGELYDNSIIESAQKENIKKGNIKKENKVYSYKEQIFGLELQEEIKKKRGIKDDVQLTSKQKEMIELQRVKEHSIRKRLQGLDEEFQSVVGLLAAALKERPAQMTRELPSVLQVLLPLLHSPLAAPRIQQIFLDIGEYLIPHHLHHLGALVGHVTLRLLKPECELDAAWEQEDLDKAVTRTVHLLHQHTVPQKAGKTNGVSPLPAPAFCFCFPFLNATLRESSGSTDEAESRMTRSLQIIHEHCQLRAQTDESTVIDENGPELLPRVDMLILLTRIISTAAPRLQVLASQCLTALCSSAGGGEGCTVAEQSEIDVLLNVLLSPCFSVRDAALRGLSEMEFALSTDPTEQSGLSLLRRLWVARFDVEEEGRAFAEKLWESLDLELVPELCSLLIGDITHHEEAVRSAAAEALSSAVSHYREQSAPVLGQLTELYHKKLYRAPPVLDTLGRIVSESPPDQWEARSGIALTLNKLAQYLNESQVTPLFLFFVPDALNDRHTEVRRCMLEAALSALNTHGKDNVSSLLPVFEEFLKNAPQDASYDAVRQSVVILMGSLAKHLDKDDPKVKPIVAKLITALSTPAQQVQESVASCLPPLVPAIKEDAAGIVRNLLQLLLESDKYAERKGAAYGLAGLVKGLGILALKQQEIMATLTDAIQDKKNFRRREGALFAFEMLCNMLGKLFEPYVVHVLPHLLLCFGDGNQYVREAADDCAKAVMRNLSAHGVKLVLPSLLVALEEESWRTKAGSVELLGAMAFCAPKQLSSCLPSIVPKLTEVLTDSHVKVQKAGQQALRQIGSVIRNPEILAITPILLDALTDPSQRTQTCLQTLLDTKFVHFIDAPSLALIMPIVQRAFQDRSTDTRKMAAQIIGNMYSLTDQKDLSPYLPSVIPGLKTSLLDPVPEVRTVSAKALGAMVKGMGESCFDDLLPWLMETLASEQSSVDRSGAAQGLAEVMAGLGVEKLDKLMPDVVQTASKVDIASHVRDGYIMMFIYLPLTFGDKFTPYVGPIIPCILKALADENEYVRDTALRAGQCIVSMYAETAIALLLPELEQGLFDDLWRIRFSSVQLLGDLLFHISGVTGKMTTETASEDDNFGTAASNKAIISALGAERRNRVLSGLYMGRSDTQLVVRQASLHVWKIVVTNTPRTLREILPTLFSLLLGFLASTCPDKRTIAARTLGDLVRKLGEKILPEIIPILEQGLRSDKSDERQGVCIGLSEIMKSTSKDAVLVFSESLVPTVRKALCDPLEEVREAAAKTFEQLHVTIGHQALDDILPTLLKQLDDEDTAEFALDGLKQVMAVKSRSVLPYLVPKLTAPPVNTRVLAFLSAVAGDALTRHLGVILPALLSSLKGKLGTEDEPQELCSCQTVILSVDDEVGQRIIIDDLLEATRNADAGLRQAAVTILNAYFARTRLDYSAHTRNLLSGLIHLLNDTNTEVLSQSWDTINSITKKLDASSQLALIDDLHRDVRSAAADVKGQHLPGFCLPKKGVTCILPVLREGVLTGSPEQKEEAAKALGGVIKLTSPEALRPSVVNITGPLIRILGDRFAWTVKTALLETLTLLLAKVGIALKPFLPQLQTTFLKALQDSSRAVRLRAAEALGQLVSIHTKVDPLFIEQLAAIRNAEDSGVRETMLQALRFVIQGAGSKVDPNIRKNITTTLLGMLGHDEDATRMASAGCIGELCPFLSEEELKSVLLQHVLADMSGVDWMVRHGRSLALAIAVKCAPEKLCGKEYCDTVTETILNNATADRIPIASSGIRGMGFLMRYRLGVDGGSNVSQRFITQFVKCLQNQSSDIRLVSERVLWWVFKEPAAPTMEANHIKALLKTLLDNTKDKNTSVRAQSEHTIVNLLRLRQGEECMQTITAILDSASNDLLSDCHRRSLKKIASQQDSNEEIDDTILV